A DNA window from Streptomyces canus contains the following coding sequences:
- a CDS encoding SGNH/GDSL hydrolase family protein: protein MRRSRFAAYVGSLLLALAAVLTGTGTAHAAEGPYVALGDSYSSGVGAGSYISSSGDCKRSTKAYPYLWAAANSPSSFAFTACSGARTGDVLASQLTPLTSATALVSITVGGNDAGFADVMTTCVVQSDSSCLSRINTAKAYVDSTLPGQLDNVYSAISSRAPNAHVVVIGYPRFYHLGATCLGLSETKRKAINDAADYLDTAIAKRAANHGFAWGDVRPTFTGHELCSGSAWLRSLNLLNIGESYHPTAAGQSGGYLPVLNSAA from the coding sequence ATGAGACGTTCCCGATTTGCCGCGTACGTCGGCTCGCTCCTCCTCGCCCTCGCCGCCGTCCTCACCGGGACAGGCACCGCCCACGCCGCCGAAGGCCCCTATGTGGCCCTGGGCGACTCCTATTCCTCGGGTGTCGGCGCGGGCAGCTACATCAGTTCAAGCGGCGACTGCAAGCGCAGCACGAAGGCCTACCCCTACCTCTGGGCGGCCGCCAACTCACCCTCGTCCTTCGCTTTCACGGCTTGCTCGGGCGCCCGAACGGGCGATGTTCTGGCGAGTCAGCTGACCCCGCTCACCTCCGCCACGGCCCTGGTCTCGATCACCGTCGGCGGCAACGACGCCGGCTTCGCCGACGTCATGACGACCTGTGTGGTCCAGTCCGACAGCTCCTGCCTCTCCCGGATCAACACCGCGAAGGCGTACGTCGACTCGACGCTCCCGGGCCAACTGGACAACGTCTACTCGGCGATCAGCAGCAGGGCCCCGAACGCCCACGTGGTCGTCATCGGCTACCCCCGCTTCTACCATCTCGGCGCCACCTGCCTCGGCCTCTCCGAGACCAAGCGGAAGGCGATCAACGACGCCGCCGACTACCTCGACACCGCGATCGCCAAACGGGCCGCGAACCACGGCTTCGCCTGGGGAGACGTCCGCCCCACCTTCACCGGCCACGAACTCTGCTCCGGCAGCGCCTGGCTGCGCAGCCTCAACCTGCTCAACATCGGCGAGTCCTACCACCCGACGGCGGCCGGCCAGTCCGGTGGCTACCTTCCGGTGCTGAACAGCGCGGCCTGA
- a CDS encoding S8 family peptidase, giving the protein MAQLRSKKFRFAAITTLATTALVGGLTALPAEAAPAEGRVLASGSPTAVKDSYIVTLKKHAGFTSSSSEGKGLIKKYGGTVGKTFGSALNGYTATLSATEAKRLAADPSVASVEQNQTVHLADTTQSAAPWGLDRIDQAALPLSGTYTYPDTAGSGVTAYVIDTGVRITHSQISGRASYGYDAVDGDTTASDGNGHGTHVATTIAGSTYGVAKKAKIVAVRVLDNAGSGTTAGVIAGIDWVTNNHSGPSVANLSLGGGASTTLDTAVRNSIASGVTYAIAAGNSSANASSYSPARVTEAITVGATTSTDARASYSNYGSVLDVFAPGSSITAGWYTSDTATNTISGTSMATPHVAGAAAVYLAGHTSATPAQVATALVNGATSNVVTSPGTGSPNKLLKIVP; this is encoded by the coding sequence ATGGCACAACTGCGTAGCAAGAAGTTCCGGTTCGCCGCGATAACCACCCTGGCGACCACCGCCCTCGTCGGCGGGCTCACCGCCCTGCCCGCCGAGGCCGCTCCGGCCGAGGGCAGGGTCCTCGCCTCCGGCTCCCCCACGGCCGTCAAGGACAGCTACATCGTCACGCTCAAGAAGCACGCGGGCTTCACGTCCTCGTCCAGCGAGGGCAAGGGGCTCATCAAGAAGTACGGCGGGACGGTCGGGAAAACCTTCGGTTCCGCGCTCAACGGCTACACCGCCACGCTCTCCGCGACCGAGGCGAAGAGACTCGCCGCGGACCCGTCGGTGGCCTCCGTGGAGCAGAACCAGACCGTCCACCTGGCCGACACCACGCAGTCCGCCGCCCCCTGGGGCCTGGACCGCATCGACCAGGCCGCGCTCCCGCTCTCCGGCACGTACACCTACCCGGACACCGCGGGCAGCGGTGTCACGGCGTACGTCATCGACACCGGCGTCCGCATCACCCACAGTCAGATCAGCGGCCGCGCCTCCTACGGCTACGACGCCGTCGACGGCGACACCACCGCCTCCGACGGCAACGGCCACGGCACCCATGTGGCCACCACGATCGCGGGCTCCACCTACGGCGTCGCCAAGAAGGCGAAGATCGTGGCGGTGCGCGTGCTCGACAACGCCGGCTCCGGCACCACCGCGGGCGTGATCGCGGGCATCGACTGGGTCACCAACAACCACTCCGGTCCCTCGGTCGCCAACCTGTCGCTCGGCGGCGGCGCGTCCACCACCCTGGACACCGCGGTCAGGAACTCCATCGCGAGCGGCGTCACCTACGCCATCGCGGCCGGCAACAGCAGCGCCAACGCCTCCTCGTACTCCCCGGCCCGCGTCACCGAGGCGATCACCGTCGGCGCCACCACCAGCACCGACGCCCGGGCCAGTTACTCCAACTACGGCTCGGTCCTGGACGTCTTCGCCCCCGGCTCCTCCATCACGGCGGGCTGGTACACCAGCGACACCGCGACCAACACCATCTCCGGTACGTCGATGGCGACCCCGCACGTAGCGGGCGCGGCCGCGGTCTACCTCGCCGGCCACACCTCGGCCACCCCGGCCCAGGTCGCCACGGCCCTGGTCAACGGTGCCACGTCCAACGTGGTCACCAGCCCCGGCACCGGCTCGCCCAACAAGCTCCTGAAGATCGTGCCGTAG